Proteins encoded together in one Amblyomma americanum isolate KBUSLIRL-KWMA chromosome 1, ASM5285725v1, whole genome shotgun sequence window:
- the LOC144125484 gene encoding uncharacterized protein LOC144125484: MSAYYEPSAYTQAYGQYGYDQTAYGQTTYDYTQATTQALTSKPEDTKPTSQYRMTSTMVITCILAIVIALVAFIALLVVALGTGFGIGAETDVPEDMDRPPLPSVYPVVRVPIPSSVMTTTATDTSITPTASTQSPRTVMDQHPLVCTMGSRTSFLQMFPPDGLCEYIFFDSVEKGNRNPLAFPKRWGNDLRIFITAYARYNTTAFGIGFAYDSSLLESFWRKNIFHFGIVDTATRNAREADVELALNVLKALNTHAETQRRQGNPSFIFFAGVVFNQNWTNFYNDKFTNIYKPHLFIAQGHFFYGDNTFSDCRVMPPTAPTRPQGLGGSYQHDLTLAADSFSKLSSRGLSIIGALSITMKGRWTRTLPVQGPSDFLSGCVHNTSAPSFGRYSEICRNPKYLQRSYSQTHDAILAVHDTDNVLFAYDNEVGLCRKLCAVKGTHSGVRFGIAVYDLEYEDFSNACGVFNKYGAFSRVHAIRGILNYFKTRFQSAPDAVGCRELIT, encoded by the exons ATGTCTGCCTATTACGAACCCTCGGCTTACACCCAAGCCTACGGCCAGTACGGCTACGACCAGACTGCGTACGGACAGACCACGTATGATTATACACAAGCCACCACACAGGCCCTCACGTCAAAACCCGAAG ACACCAAGCCTACGTC GCAGTACCGCATGACTTCGACCATGGTAATAACATGCATCTTGGCCATCGTCATTGCCCTTGTAGCCTTCATTGCGCTGCTGGTGGTGGCATTAG GCACAGGGTTTGGAATCGGCGCCGAGACCGACGTTCCCGAGGACATGGACAGGCCACCTCTGCCATCCGTCTACCCCGTGGTACGGGTGCCGATCCCTTCTTCCGTGATGACGACAACGGCGACAGATACCAGcatcacgccgacagcgtccacccAGTCACCCAGGACAG TCATGGACCAGCATCCCCTGGTCTGCACCATGGGCTCCAGGACGAGCTTCTTGCAGATGTTCCCACCGGATGGCCTATGCGAGTACATCTTCTTTGACTCAGTCGAGAAGGGCAATCGCAACCCACTTGCCTTCCCTAAGCGGTGGGGTAACGACCTGCGCATCTTCATTACGGCCTACGCCCGGTACAACACCACGGCGTTCGGCATCGGCTTCGCCTACGA TTCTTCGCTGCTGGAGTCCTTCTGGCGTAAGAACATTTTCCACTTCGGGATCGTGGACACGGCCACGAGGAACGCGAGGGAAGCTGACGTGGAACTGGCCCTGAACGTCTTGAAG GCGCTCAACACGCACGCCGAGACGCAAAGGCGGCAGGGCAACCCGTCTTTTATTTTCTTCGCCGGAGTAGTTTTTAATCAAAACTGGACCAACTTCTACAACGACAAATTCAC GAACATCTACAAACCGCACCTGTTCATCGCCCAGGGCCATTTCTTCTACGGCGACAACACGTTCAGTGACTGTCGCGTTATGCCGCCTACAGCGCCCACCAGACCGCAGGGGCTTGGCGGTAGTTACCAGCACGACTTG ACCCTGGCAGCTGACAGCTTCAGCAAGTTGTCATCACGTGGACTGTCGATAATCGGGGCACTATCGATAACCATGAAGGGCCGCTGGACGAGGACCCTCCCCGTGCAAGGGCCGAGCGACTTCCTCTCGGGCTGTGTGCACAACACGAGCGCCCCCTCCTTCGGCAGATATTCAGAG ATTTGCAGAAACCCGAAGTACCTTCAGCGCAGCTACAGCCAGACGCATGATGCCATTCTGGCCGTGCACGACACCGATAACGTGCTCTTCGCTTACGACAACGAAGTAGGCCTCTGCAGGAAG TTGTGTGCAGTGAAGGGTACGCATTCGGGCGTGCGTTTCGGCATCGCCGTGTACGACCTGGAGTACGAGGACTTCTCCAACGCGTGCGGGGTGTTCAACAAGTACGGCGCCTTCTCGCGGGTGCACGCAATCCGGGGAATCCTCAACTACTTCAAGACGAGGTTCCAAAGTGCTCCAGACGCGGTTGGCTGCCGGGAGCTCATCACATGA